In one window of Pseudomonas putida DNA:
- a CDS encoding methionine ABC transporter permease has protein sequence MWTERLLQGLIDTLLMVGVSSLIALLVGIPMAVLLVTSGKGGIYEAPLLNRVLGAFVNLFRSIPFLILMVALIPFTRLIVGTTYGVWAAVVPLTIAATPFFARIAEVSLREVDHGLIEAAQAMGCRRWHIIWHVLLPEALPGIVGGFTITLVTMINSSAMAGAIGAGGLGDIAYRYGYQRFDSQIMLTVIVMLVALVAVIQLGGDRLAKGLNKR, from the coding sequence ATGTGGACTGAACGCCTGCTGCAAGGCCTGATCGATACCCTGCTGATGGTGGGGGTGTCTTCGTTGATCGCGCTGCTGGTGGGGATTCCGATGGCGGTGCTGCTGGTCACCAGCGGCAAGGGCGGCATCTACGAAGCGCCGCTGCTCAACCGCGTGCTCGGCGCCTTCGTCAACCTGTTCCGCTCGATCCCCTTCCTGATCCTGATGGTGGCACTGATCCCCTTTACCCGGCTGATCGTCGGTACCACCTATGGCGTCTGGGCGGCCGTGGTGCCGTTGACCATCGCTGCCACGCCGTTCTTCGCCCGAATCGCCGAAGTCAGCCTGCGCGAGGTCGACCACGGCCTGATCGAAGCGGCGCAGGCCATGGGCTGCCGACGCTGGCACATCATCTGGCATGTGCTGCTGCCTGAAGCGCTGCCAGGGATCGTCGGCGGCTTCACCATCACCCTGGTGACCATGATCAACTCCTCGGCCATGGCCGGCGCGATCGGTGCCGGTGGCCTGGGCGATATCGCCTACCGCTATGGGTACCAGCGCTTCGACAGCCAGATCATGCTGACGGTGATCGTCATGCTGGTGGCCTTGGTGGCGGTGATCCAGTTGGGCGGGGATCGGTTGGCCAAAGGCTTGAACAAGCGCTGA